The Urbifossiella limnaea genome has a window encoding:
- a CDS encoding sialate O-acetylesterase: MNLRHSHVRLALCLLAATWSPPAPAADKPLKVYLLAGQSNMQGHARVTTLDSMADDPKTAALLRDMRGPDGKPKVCERVWISSVGCLGDAYSDVREKHGKLTAGYGPGTDKFGPEFTFGLTMEKLHDGPILLIKTAWGGRNLHTEFRSPGAGPEQINAFTLDQWKKRGLDPEKESAKIRQIGGVFYKHMIDHTRMVLKDIKRVVPDYDAKQGYELAGFVWFQGFNDLVDGWAYPDQNKPGGYDQYADLLGHLIRDVRKDLAAPKLPVVIGVMGIGGEKEGAKGSQKHFREAQVKPTTLDEFKGNVFAVPTSPFWADDLEALAQRWERVNSKLEQEFKKGPALTGPQKEEARKKAASENFTPAEWARYKGGVSNGGYHYLGAARVMAPIGKAFAEALVPPKPVKVFLLAGQSNMEGHGFVPADPKRNGGRGSLEFLVKDAASADRYKHLVGPDGKWTVRDDVWVHYLDRRGKLTAGFGVKEDRIGPELGFGHVVGDAYAEPVLLVKLCWGGKSLGQDFRPPSSGGQVGPYYTEIVKRSKEVLGNLGKEFPELAGRGYELAGFGWHQGWNDRVNQAFNDEYEKNMANFVRDIRKDLGVKHLPFVIAETGMSGPEEKHPRALSLMKAQAAAAEHPEFRGNVAFVGTKAFWRDAAVSPTGQAYHWNTNAETYYLIGDAMGRAMTRLCAPPAAK; the protein is encoded by the coding sequence GTGAACCTGCGGCATTCCCACGTACGCCTCGCTCTCTGCCTCCTGGCGGCCACGTGGTCCCCACCCGCGCCGGCGGCCGACAAGCCGCTCAAGGTGTACCTCCTGGCTGGGCAGTCGAACATGCAGGGCCACGCCCGCGTCACAACACTCGACTCGATGGCGGACGACCCGAAGACCGCCGCATTGCTGAGGGACATGCGCGGCCCGGACGGCAAGCCGAAGGTGTGCGAGCGGGTGTGGATTTCGTCCGTCGGCTGCCTCGGCGACGCCTACTCCGACGTGCGCGAGAAGCACGGCAAGCTCACCGCCGGCTACGGCCCCGGCACCGACAAGTTCGGCCCCGAGTTCACGTTCGGCCTCACGATGGAGAAGCTGCACGACGGGCCGATCCTCCTCATCAAAACCGCGTGGGGCGGCCGCAACCTGCACACCGAGTTCCGCTCGCCGGGCGCCGGCCCCGAACAGATCAACGCCTTCACCCTCGACCAGTGGAAGAAGCGCGGCCTCGACCCCGAAAAGGAGTCGGCCAAGATTCGGCAGATCGGCGGCGTGTTCTACAAGCACATGATCGACCACACCCGGATGGTGCTGAAGGACATCAAGCGGGTGGTGCCCGACTACGACGCGAAGCAGGGCTACGAGCTGGCCGGGTTCGTGTGGTTCCAGGGATTCAACGACCTGGTCGACGGCTGGGCATACCCCGACCAGAACAAGCCCGGCGGGTACGACCAGTACGCCGACCTGCTCGGCCACCTGATCCGCGACGTGCGGAAAGACCTGGCCGCCCCGAAGCTGCCGGTAGTGATCGGCGTCATGGGCATCGGCGGCGAGAAGGAGGGGGCGAAAGGTTCACAGAAGCACTTCCGTGAGGCCCAGGTGAAGCCGACGACCCTCGACGAGTTCAAGGGAAACGTGTTCGCCGTGCCCACTTCGCCGTTCTGGGCCGACGACCTGGAGGCGCTGGCCCAGCGTTGGGAGCGGGTGAACAGCAAGCTGGAACAGGAGTTCAAGAAGGGGCCGGCGTTGACCGGGCCGCAGAAGGAGGAGGCCCGGAAGAAGGCGGCCTCGGAAAACTTCACGCCGGCAGAGTGGGCCAGGTACAAGGGCGGCGTGTCGAACGGCGGCTACCACTACCTCGGCGCGGCGCGGGTCATGGCGCCGATCGGCAAGGCGTTCGCCGAAGCCCTGGTGCCACCGAAGCCCGTGAAGGTGTTCCTCCTCGCCGGGCAGTCGAACATGGAGGGGCACGGGTTCGTGCCGGCCGACCCGAAGCGGAACGGCGGCAGGGGGAGCCTCGAATTCCTGGTAAAGGACGCGGCCTCGGCCGACCGCTACAAGCACCTCGTGGGCCCGGACGGCAAGTGGACCGTCCGCGACGACGTGTGGGTCCACTACCTCGACCGCAGGGGAAAGTTGACCGCCGGCTTCGGCGTGAAAGAGGACCGCATCGGGCCGGAACTCGGGTTCGGCCACGTCGTCGGCGACGCCTACGCCGAGCCGGTGCTGCTCGTGAAACTGTGCTGGGGCGGCAAGAGCCTCGGACAGGACTTCCGCCCACCGAGTTCGGGCGGGCAGGTCGGGCCGTACTACACCGAGATCGTGAAGCGGAGCAAGGAGGTGCTCGGGAACCTCGGGAAGGAGTTCCCCGAGTTGGCGGGTCGCGGGTACGAGCTGGCCGGGTTCGGCTGGCACCAGGGGTGGAACGACCGCGTCAACCAGGCCTTCAACGACGAGTACGAGAAGAACATGGCGAACTTCGTCCGCGACATCCGCAAGGATTTGGGGGTGAAGCACCTCCCGTTCGTGATCGCCGAGACGGGGATGAGCGGCCCGGAGGAGAAGCACCCGCGGGCGCTGTCGCTGATGAAGGCCCAGGCGGCCGCGGCCGAGCACCCGGAGTTCCGGGGAAACGTGGCGTTCGTGGGCACCAAGGCGTTCTGGCGCGACGCGGCCGTGTCGCCGACCGGGCAGGCGTACCACTGGAACACCAACGCCGAGACGTACTACCTGATCGGCGACGCGATGGGCCGGGCGATGACGCGGCTGTGCGCGCCGCCGGCCGCCAAGTGA
- a CDS encoding FAD:protein FMN transferase, producing the protein MLDLLFPDDPAPPSGFALLRASRRAMATTFEVALPFGTRYAVPAAEAALDVIDELEDQLTVYRDHSEISRLNTSGIADVEPRLFELLSRCAGWTRESDGAFDIAAGALIKAWGFYRREGRVPTAREQADAMSRTGMRHVVLSENAVRFRAVGLELNMGAVGKGYALDRAAEVLRRDWGIHSALLHGGGSSVLALGTPPDDPRGWPVRLRHPSVDRSLGVVYLNDRGLGTSAATFQFFEYNGRKYGHVLDPRTGRPAEGTAAASATAPTAAEADAMSTAAFVAGPALADRLSRTRPQLGLVVLEDDADTPQVFNLAPDEYAPPDPA; encoded by the coding sequence ATGCTCGATCTGCTGTTCCCCGACGACCCCGCCCCGCCGAGCGGCTTCGCGCTCCTCCGCGCGTCCCGCCGGGCGATGGCCACCACGTTCGAGGTCGCCCTCCCGTTCGGCACCCGCTACGCCGTCCCCGCCGCCGAGGCGGCGCTCGACGTGATCGACGAGTTGGAGGATCAGCTCACCGTCTACCGCGACCACAGCGAGATCAGCCGCCTGAACACGAGCGGCATCGCGGACGTGGAACCGCGACTGTTCGAGTTACTGTCCCGCTGCGCGGGGTGGACGCGCGAGTCGGACGGCGCCTTCGACATCGCTGCCGGCGCGCTGATCAAGGCGTGGGGCTTCTACCGCCGCGAGGGGCGCGTCCCCACGGCGCGCGAACAGGCCGACGCCATGAGCCGCACCGGCATGCGGCACGTCGTGCTGAGCGAGAACGCCGTGCGGTTCCGCGCCGTGGGGCTGGAGCTCAACATGGGCGCCGTAGGCAAAGGCTACGCCCTCGACCGCGCGGCTGAGGTGCTGCGGCGCGACTGGGGCATCCACTCCGCCCTGCTCCACGGCGGCGGCAGCAGCGTATTGGCGCTCGGCACCCCACCGGACGACCCGCGCGGCTGGCCGGTTCGCCTTCGCCACCCGAGCGTAGACCGGTCGCTGGGTGTGGTCTACCTGAACGACCGCGGGCTGGGAACGTCGGCGGCCACGTTCCAGTTTTTCGAGTACAATGGGCGGAAATACGGGCACGTGCTCGACCCCCGCACGGGTCGCCCGGCTGAGGGCACCGCCGCGGCCAGCGCCACCGCCCCGACCGCAGCCGAGGCCGACGCGATGTCCACCGCGGCGTTCGTCGCCGGCCCCGCCCTCGCCGACCGCCTCAGCCGCACCCGCCCGCAGCTCGGGCTCGTCGTCCTGGAAGACGACGCGGACACGCCCCAGGTGTTCAACCTCGCCCCGGACGAGTACGCCCCGCCCGACCCCGCGTAG
- a CDS encoding substrate-binding domain-containing protein translates to MTRSARRVALMLDLQWPYKRHAEVFAGIQRYAEERSWVSIIDEFAHDTLRRGRGTPAPYDGIVARANHPLARRAAARGVPVVNVWPSSPARHLLPGVFPDSMETGRLVAEHLLARGFRSFATLTSRQNADNEFEVAEFVTLVRAAGFECASAFVPQDSHRDLRHWRRTVQSIDRAMAGWVPPVGVYVGQEVCGRLVVQAGHRRGWRIPQDVAIVAGKNEETLCEQPRPSLTSVEVGYDRIGYAAAGLLDHLMTGGAPPAEPVRVAPVGLVVRESTDFFAVGHPVVAAALAYISSNSHRPIGPADVARAVGAEPRTLQNYFRATIQRPIATEIRRVRIERAKRELARSGRTLDAIARAVGFGNIQRLYEVFRRELGMSPGEYRAQRRVRAE, encoded by the coding sequence ATGACCCGCTCGGCGCGCCGCGTCGCCCTCATGCTCGACCTCCAGTGGCCCTACAAGCGGCACGCCGAGGTCTTCGCCGGCATCCAAAGGTACGCCGAGGAGCGCAGCTGGGTGTCGATCATCGACGAGTTCGCGCACGACACGCTCCGCCGCGGCCGGGGCACTCCGGCCCCGTACGACGGCATCGTCGCCCGGGCCAACCACCCGCTCGCCCGCCGGGCCGCCGCGCGGGGTGTGCCGGTGGTGAACGTGTGGCCCAGTTCGCCAGCGCGGCACCTGCTCCCGGGGGTATTCCCCGACTCGATGGAGACTGGCCGGCTCGTCGCCGAACACCTCCTCGCGCGCGGCTTCCGCTCGTTCGCGACGCTCACCTCGCGGCAGAACGCGGACAACGAGTTCGAAGTCGCCGAGTTCGTCACGCTCGTGCGGGCCGCCGGGTTCGAGTGCGCGTCGGCGTTCGTCCCGCAGGACTCGCACCGCGACCTGAGACACTGGCGGCGAACGGTACAGAGCATCGACCGGGCGATGGCCGGGTGGGTGCCGCCGGTCGGGGTGTACGTCGGGCAGGAGGTGTGCGGGCGCCTGGTGGTGCAGGCCGGGCACCGCCGCGGGTGGCGGATCCCGCAGGACGTGGCGATCGTCGCCGGGAAGAACGAGGAGACGCTGTGCGAGCAGCCGCGGCCGTCGCTCACGAGTGTGGAAGTCGGCTACGACCGTATCGGCTACGCCGCTGCGGGCTTGCTCGACCACCTGATGACCGGCGGTGCCCCGCCGGCCGAGCCGGTCCGCGTCGCCCCGGTAGGGCTGGTGGTGCGCGAGTCCACGGACTTTTTTGCCGTCGGCCACCCGGTGGTCGCGGCGGCGCTGGCATACATCTCTTCGAACAGCCACCGCCCCATCGGGCCGGCCGACGTGGCGCGGGCGGTGGGCGCGGAACCGCGGACACTGCAGAACTACTTCCGGGCGACGATCCAGCGGCCGATCGCCACCGAAATCCGCCGAGTCCGCATCGAGCGGGCGAAGCGGGAACTGGCCCGGAGCGGCCGCACGCTCGACGCCATCGCCCGCGCCGTTGGCTTCGGAAACATCCAGCGGCTGTACGAGGTGTTCCGCCGCGAACTCGGCATGAGCCCGGGCGAGTACCGCGCGCAGCGGCGCGTGCGCGCGGAGTGA